The Janthinobacterium lividum genome has a window encoding:
- the ftsX gene encoding permease-like cell division protein FtsX, which yields MRGWFRQHRFALGSALIHLRKSPGGFLLNVLVVAIALSLPFAGLTMLDNVRPMSEQMSVDPEISVFLKIDTPREQAVALASAMRKIVGEQKAKIVFIPREQALDSLKNKNGLADVLSTLGDNPLPDSYVLKLDAFSSASEAQDVDAVAEQLRHLPGVESAQVDSAWVKRLAALLGVLRLVLLLLAITLGVAVIAVVFNTIRLQVMQQRDEISISKLIGATDTFIHRPFYYTGALLGLCAGALALGAVALALQPLNTAIAEFARLYASEFQLVPLAPLPMAGLLAVSAGLGLIGAFLCVQRHLARLN from the coding sequence ATGAGAGGCTGGTTCCGTCAACACCGCTTCGCCCTCGGTTCGGCGCTGATTCATTTGCGCAAGTCGCCGGGCGGCTTTTTATTGAACGTGCTCGTCGTCGCCATCGCCCTGTCGCTGCCGTTCGCCGGCTTGACCATGCTCGACAATGTGCGCCCCATGTCGGAACAGATGTCGGTCGACCCGGAAATCAGCGTCTTCCTGAAGATCGACACGCCACGCGAGCAAGCCGTGGCCCTGGCCAGCGCCATGCGCAAGATCGTCGGCGAGCAAAAGGCGAAGATCGTCTTTATCCCGCGCGAACAGGCGCTGGACTCGCTGAAAAACAAGAACGGCCTGGCCGACGTGCTCAGCACCCTGGGCGACAATCCCCTGCCCGACAGTTATGTGCTGAAACTCGATGCCTTCAGCAGCGCCAGCGAGGCGCAGGACGTCGATGCGGTGGCGGAACAGTTGCGCCACCTGCCAGGCGTGGAATCGGCGCAAGTCGATTCAGCCTGGGTCAAGCGCCTGGCGGCCCTGCTGGGCGTGCTGCGCCTGGTGCTGCTGCTGCTGGCGATCACCTTGGGCGTGGCCGTAATCGCCGTGGTCTTCAATACCATCCGCCTGCAAGTGATGCAGCAGCGCGATGAAATCAGCATCTCGAAACTGATCGGCGCCACCGACACCTTCATCCACCGCCCCTTCTATTACACGGGCGCCCTGCTGGGCCTGTGCGCCGGTGCGCTGGCCCTGGGCGCCGTGGCGCTGGCCTTGCAGCCGCTGAATACGGCGATTGCCGAGTTTGCGCGCCTGTACGCGTCCGAATTCCAGTTGGTGCCGCTGGCGCCGCTGCCGATGGCTGGCTTGCTGGCCGTCAGCGCCGGCCTGGGCCTGATCGGCGCCTTCCTCTGCGTGCAGCGCCACCTGGCGCGCCTGAACTGA
- the ftsY gene encoding signal recognition particle-docking protein FtsY: MFSFFKKKPIAPEAAPAEPLVLPAATPPAPQPAAAPLSGAPAELVPVIVAAEPEKKSWMTRLKAGLSKTSNTLSVLFVGAKIDDALYEELEAALLMSDAGIDATEFLLTELKKKVKEDKLLDAAAVKAALKVLLIDLLSPLEKRFELGRHKPLVMMISGVNGAGKTTTIGKLAKHMQSNNQSVLLAAGDTFRAAAREQLMVWGERNNVTVISQESGDPAAVAYDSVQSAKARGIDVVMVDTAGRLPTQLHLMEELKKIKRVIGKGMEGAPHETLLVIDGNTGQNALTQVKAFDDALQLSGLVITKLDGTAKGGVLAAIARVRPVPVYFIGIGEKIEDLQPFVAAEFVEALLG, from the coding sequence CCCGCCGCCACGCCGCCTGCACCACAGCCTGCCGCTGCGCCCCTGAGCGGCGCGCCGGCCGAGCTCGTGCCTGTGATCGTGGCCGCCGAACCCGAGAAAAAATCGTGGATGACGCGCCTGAAAGCGGGCCTGTCGAAAACCTCGAACACTTTATCCGTGCTGTTCGTCGGCGCGAAGATCGACGACGCCCTGTACGAAGAGCTGGAAGCGGCGCTGCTGATGTCCGACGCCGGCATCGACGCCACGGAATTCCTGCTCACGGAATTGAAGAAAAAGGTCAAGGAAGACAAGCTGCTCGACGCCGCCGCCGTCAAGGCTGCGCTGAAAGTGCTGCTGATCGACCTGCTCTCGCCGCTGGAAAAGCGTTTCGAGCTGGGCCGCCACAAGCCGCTGGTGATGATGATTTCCGGCGTGAATGGCGCCGGCAAGACCACCACCATCGGCAAGCTGGCCAAGCACATGCAGTCGAACAACCAATCGGTGCTGCTGGCTGCGGGCGACACCTTCCGCGCCGCCGCGCGCGAGCAGCTGATGGTCTGGGGCGAGCGCAACAACGTCACCGTCATCTCGCAGGAATCGGGCGATCCGGCCGCCGTGGCCTACGACTCGGTGCAATCGGCGAAAGCGCGCGGCATCGACGTGGTGATGGTCGACACGGCGGGCCGCTTGCCGACGCAGTTGCACCTGATGGAAGAATTGAAGAAAATCAAGCGCGTGATCGGCAAGGGCATGGAGGGCGCGCCGCATGAAACCCTGCTCGTCATCGACGGCAACACGGGCCAGAATGCCTTGACGCAAGTGAAAGCGTTTGACGATGCCCTGCAGTTGAGCGGCCTGGTGATCACCAAGCTGGACGGTACCGCCAAGGGCGGCGTGCTGGCGGCAATTGCCCGCGTACGTCCCGTGCCCGTGTATTTCATCGGCATCGGTGAGAAAATTGAAGACTTGCAGCCTTTCGTGGCTGCCGAATTTGTCGAAGCGCTGCTCGGATAA